Genomic segment of Myxococcus stipitatus:
GATGGTCCCGCTCCAGCGGCCCCGCGCCCAGCGCCGAGACAGGCAACAGCAGGCACACCAGCCACGCCAGGAGCCCTCCACGACGACGTCCTCCCACGAGGCGCGCGCTCATGGCGACGACCTCCGGCGCGAGGACGGAAGCAGCATCATCCCCAGCACGAGCAACACCAGCCCAGGCAGCGCGAAGGACTGGAAGCGCTCGTCGTAGCGGACCGTCACCCGGCTCTCCAGCTCGCTCTTCTGCATCTGGTCGATGCGCTCCACCACCTGACCCATCGCCACCCCGCGCGGCTGGTAGAAGAAGGCGCCACCGGTGTTCTCCGCGATGGTCTCCAGCGCCGCGCGGTCCAGCTTCGTCACCACCGGGTCGCCGTTCTCGTCCTTCTTGTAGTCCACGAACTCGCCGCGCCGGTCATACACGGGGATGGGCTCGCCGGACTCGGAGCCCACGCCCACCGTGAGCACCTGCACGCCCGCGTCCTTCAGCGCGTCGGTGGCCTCATCCACCTCGCCGACGAAGTCCTCGCCGTCCGTCAGCAGCACCACCACGCGCTCCTTCGAGCCCCGGTCCGCGTTCTCCAGCACCTGCATGGAGAGCCGCAGCGCCGCGCCCACGTTGGTGCCACCCTGAGGCATCACCTCCGGGTCCACCGCGCGCAGGAACAGCTTCACCGCCGAGTAGTCCGACGTCAGCGGGGACTGGATGAACGCATCCCCCGCGAAGACCACCAGGCCCACGCGGTCCCCCTTCAGCTCGTCCAGCAGCGTGGTCAGCTCCAGCTTGGCCCGCTCCAGACGGCTGGGCTGCACGTCGCGCGCGAACATGGACTTGGACGCATCCAGCGCCACCACCACGTCGATGCCCCGCCGCTTCGTCAGCTCGCTCTTGGTGCCGCACTGGGGCTGCGCCAGCGCGAAGCCGAACAACGCCAACCCCAGGCCATACAGGCCGCCCTGCGTCGCGGGGCGCCACACGGAGACGCCCGGGGTGAAGCGCTCGGCATGCCGCTCATGCAGCACGGCGCGCACGCGGGAGCGGCGCCGCAAGGACAACAGGAGCGCGAGCAGTCC
This window contains:
- a CDS encoding VWA domain-containing protein, with the protein product MMHVDPWRFTVLGYQAGLAQPVFLTLVAVGLLLGLLALLLSLRRRSRVRAVLHERHAERFTPGVSVWRPATQGGLYGLGLALFGFALAQPQCGTKSELTKRRGIDVVVALDASKSMFARDVQPSRLERAKLELTTLLDELKGDRVGLVVFAGDAFIQSPLTSDYSAVKLFLRAVDPEVMPQGGTNVGAALRLSMQVLENADRGSKERVVVLLTDGEDFVGEVDEATDALKDAGVQVLTVGVGSESGEPIPVYDRRGEFVDYKKDENGDPVVTKLDRAALETIAENTGGAFFYQPRGVAMGQVVERIDQMQKSELESRVTVRYDERFQSFALPGLVLLVLGMMLLPSSRRRSSP